A single window of Lynx canadensis isolate LIC74 chromosome C2, mLynCan4.pri.v2, whole genome shotgun sequence DNA harbors:
- the RSPH1 gene encoding radial spoke head 1 homolog isoform X1 has protein sequence MSDLGSEELEEEGENDLGEYDGERNEAGERHGHGKARLPNGDTYEGSYQHGKRHGQGIYKFKSGARYIGEYVKNKKHGHGTFIYPDGSRYEGEWADDRRHGYGVYCYVNNDTYTGEWFAHQRHGQGTYFYAETGSKYVGTWVNGQQEGMAELIHLNHRYQGKFLNKNPVGPGKYVFDIGCEQHGEYRLTDVERGEEEEEEEVTLMTVVPKWKATSITELALWTPTLPEEQPPADGTIQEEAPGPEGGGEPAEDDQALADLSEGEADLTRPGEDDEDATREEGREDGQEELRYGAIDQGNVNFEEEESKQGEQPA, from the exons GAGTACGACGGGGAACGGAATGAGGCAGGTGAACGGCACGGACACGGGAAAGCAAGGCTGCCCAACGGGGACACGTATGAAGGGAGCTACCAACACGGTAAAAGGCACGGCCAG GGGATCTACAAATTTAAAAGCGGCGCTCGATACATAGGAGAatacgttaaaaacaaaaagcatggcCATGGCACTTTCATATACCCAGATGGATCAAGATATgaag GGGAGTGGGCGGATGACCGAAGACACGGTTACGGCGTCTACTGCTACGTCAATAACGACACCTACACCGGAGAGTGGTTTGCTCACCAAAG GCACGGGCAAGGCACCTACTTCTACGCCGAGACGGGCAGTAAGTACGTAGGCACCTGGGTGAACGGACAGCAGGAGGGCATGGCCGAGCTCATTCACCTGAACCACAGGTACCAGGGCAAGTTCTTGAACAAAAAC CCCGTCGGCCCTGGAAAGTACGTGTTCGACATTGGATGTGAGCAGCATGGGGAGTACCGTCTGACAGATGTG gaaagaggagaagaggaagaggaggaggaggtgaccCTGATGACCGTCGTTCCCAAATGGAAGGCCACCAGCATCACAGAACTGGCTCTGTGGACACCGACCCTCCCCGAGGAGCAGCCACCTGCGGACGGGACCATCCAGGAAGAGGCTCCGGGACCCGAGG GTGGCGGGGAGCCCGCGGAGGACGACCAGGCTCTGGCGGACCTTTCCGAGGGGGAGGCTGACCTCACGAGGCCTGGGGAGGACGACGAAGACGCCACCAGGGAGGAGGGGCGCGAGGACGGCCAAGAGGAGCTTCGATACGGCGCCATCGACCAGG gaaatgttaattttgaagaagaggaaagtaAGCAGGGAGAGCAGCCCGCGTGA
- the RSPH1 gene encoding radial spoke head 1 homolog isoform X3, with the protein MSDLGSEELEEEGENDLGEYDGERNEAGERHGHGKARLPNGDTYEGSYQHGKRHGQGIYKFKSGARYIGEYVKNKKHGHGTFIYPDGSRYEGEWADDRRHGYGVYCYVNNDTYTGEWFAHQRHGQGTYFYAETGSKYVGTWVNGQQEGMAELIHLNHRYQGKFLNKNPVGPGKYVFDIGCEQHGEYRLTDVERGEEEEEEEVTLMTVVPKWKATSITELALWTPTLPEEQPPADGTIQEEAPGPEGGGEPAEDDQALADLSEGEADLTRPGEDDEDATREEGREDGQEELRYGAIDQEPTSQNKVTRFHEAFKITSFQNVASPRFSFD; encoded by the exons GAGTACGACGGGGAACGGAATGAGGCAGGTGAACGGCACGGACACGGGAAAGCAAGGCTGCCCAACGGGGACACGTATGAAGGGAGCTACCAACACGGTAAAAGGCACGGCCAG GGGATCTACAAATTTAAAAGCGGCGCTCGATACATAGGAGAatacgttaaaaacaaaaagcatggcCATGGCACTTTCATATACCCAGATGGATCAAGATATgaag GGGAGTGGGCGGATGACCGAAGACACGGTTACGGCGTCTACTGCTACGTCAATAACGACACCTACACCGGAGAGTGGTTTGCTCACCAAAG GCACGGGCAAGGCACCTACTTCTACGCCGAGACGGGCAGTAAGTACGTAGGCACCTGGGTGAACGGACAGCAGGAGGGCATGGCCGAGCTCATTCACCTGAACCACAGGTACCAGGGCAAGTTCTTGAACAAAAAC CCCGTCGGCCCTGGAAAGTACGTGTTCGACATTGGATGTGAGCAGCATGGGGAGTACCGTCTGACAGATGTG gaaagaggagaagaggaagaggaggaggaggtgaccCTGATGACCGTCGTTCCCAAATGGAAGGCCACCAGCATCACAGAACTGGCTCTGTGGACACCGACCCTCCCCGAGGAGCAGCCACCTGCGGACGGGACCATCCAGGAAGAGGCTCCGGGACCCGAGG GTGGCGGGGAGCCCGCGGAGGACGACCAGGCTCTGGCGGACCTTTCCGAGGGGGAGGCTGACCTCACGAGGCCTGGGGAGGACGACGAAGACGCCACCAGGGAGGAGGGGCGCGAGGACGGCCAAGAGGAGCTTCGATACGGCGCCATCGACCAGG AGCCCACTTCCCAAAACAAGGTAACTCGATTTCATGAAGCATTCAAGATAACATCTTTCCAGAATGTAGCAAGTCCCCGCTTTTCTTTCGATTGA
- the RSPH1 gene encoding radial spoke head 1 homolog isoform X2: MSDLGSEELEEEGENDLGEYDGERNEAGERHGHGKARLPNGDTYEGSYQHGKRHGQGIYKFKSGARYIGEYVKNKKHGHGTFIYPDGSRYEGEWADDRRHGYGVYCYVNNDTYTGEWFAHQRHGQGTYFYAETGSKYVGTWVNGQQEGMAELIHLNHRYQGKFLNKNPVGPGKYVFDIGCEQHGEYRLTDVERGEEEEEEEVTLMTVVPKWKATSITELALWTPTLPEEQPPADGTIQEEAPGPEGGGEPAEDDQALADLSEGEADLTRPGEDDEDATREEGREDGQEELRYGAIDQE; encoded by the exons GAGTACGACGGGGAACGGAATGAGGCAGGTGAACGGCACGGACACGGGAAAGCAAGGCTGCCCAACGGGGACACGTATGAAGGGAGCTACCAACACGGTAAAAGGCACGGCCAG GGGATCTACAAATTTAAAAGCGGCGCTCGATACATAGGAGAatacgttaaaaacaaaaagcatggcCATGGCACTTTCATATACCCAGATGGATCAAGATATgaag GGGAGTGGGCGGATGACCGAAGACACGGTTACGGCGTCTACTGCTACGTCAATAACGACACCTACACCGGAGAGTGGTTTGCTCACCAAAG GCACGGGCAAGGCACCTACTTCTACGCCGAGACGGGCAGTAAGTACGTAGGCACCTGGGTGAACGGACAGCAGGAGGGCATGGCCGAGCTCATTCACCTGAACCACAGGTACCAGGGCAAGTTCTTGAACAAAAAC CCCGTCGGCCCTGGAAAGTACGTGTTCGACATTGGATGTGAGCAGCATGGGGAGTACCGTCTGACAGATGTG gaaagaggagaagaggaagaggaggaggaggtgaccCTGATGACCGTCGTTCCCAAATGGAAGGCCACCAGCATCACAGAACTGGCTCTGTGGACACCGACCCTCCCCGAGGAGCAGCCACCTGCGGACGGGACCATCCAGGAAGAGGCTCCGGGACCCGAGG GTGGCGGGGAGCCCGCGGAGGACGACCAGGCTCTGGCGGACCTTTCCGAGGGGGAGGCTGACCTCACGAGGCCTGGGGAGGACGACGAAGACGCCACCAGGGAGGAGGGGCGCGAGGACGGCCAAGAGGAGCTTCGATACGGCGCCATCGACCAGG AGTAA